GAGGAAACTAGTGTTGGATTGGCTGAAACCCGCCCCCCCCCCTTCCTCTCTAGATTCCTTGCAGGCTTTGTCCTGTCTCCCCTCAGAAACTTCCATCAGGTTGATCcgtgggaggaggagaaaaggaatagGAGACACTGAGGTAAATGCTGGGAAAGGGGGTTGCACAGGAAAGGCAAGGAAGCAGTCTCAGGTTGCCGATGACAGGTGGGAAAACAGGATGGAGTGGCACCTTTGTGGCAGGCATGAATGCTCATGCACATTCCTCAAATTACTCTTGACCTCAAATTACTCTGTATGTGGCCAGCTATATGCTTCTATCCAGGGCTCAGGCCCTTATTCACCACTCCCTCCCATCCCTGCTTCCTTTTCTGCCTGCCAGTTATTCCTTCCATACCCCATTCACACCTTCCTCCCTCTAAGGGACTTGGGGCCAGGGCCATGAGTGAGGAAGCTTCTGATGGAGCAGAAAACTGAGATATGGAGACACCTGGGGGGACACTGCCCAGCAGCAATACTGGGATAACTGGTCTGTACATGGCATTCTGTCAATGAGAGGCAGAGTGGGCTTATGCCAAAGAGGGTCTGGGAGTTACCAACACAGTAGCTGAAATTAAAATGCAGCAGGAGGCTGAACTACTCAAGTGGGGAAAATTTCCCAGCACAAAGTAGAGCAAAAAGAGAGTGATGGGGGGTGGgcacagaggctcatgcctggcaccccagctacttgggagatggagatcaggaggatcaaggtttgaggccagcctaggcaaagagttagtttgagggctggcatagtggctgaagtggtagagtacctacctagcaagtctgaggccctgagttcaaaccccagtaccaccaaaaaaaaaagtgtataaaaGTTAGTTagacccatctcaactaacaagccagatgtgcctgtcatcccagttatttgAGGGGACCATAGATAGGAGGTTTGAGGTTCTAGgttcaagaccctatccccaaaataacttgagcaaaaagggctgaaggcatggctcaagtggtaaagcaccaagcacaaggccctgagtttatccGAGCactgaaaaaaaccccaaaaaaaccaaccaatgGATTACAGGTGAAAAGGGATCTCTAGGGTCTTGATCTCATAATATAGTCAGGGACATGTGTGCACAGgcctattgatttttgtaaggcTCTGTGGGTGCTGGCCCTATGGTGATGTATTTTACAAGACCTCTGAGAACTAACcactgggccaggtgtggtggtacaaaactgtaatcctaacacttgggaggtagaggcagaaggattgagagtttgaggccagcctgggctacatagtaagaccctgtctcaaaaaaaaaaaagaaaagatgaaccaCTGATGTCTAGTAAGTGACAGGCACACTAAAGTATCTAGGTGGCAGGCAGACAGCCATCACTGTAAAATTCATCTCTGCTGTAtgtctaaaattcttttttttttttatcacttttgtttgagacagagtcttgctgtgtagcctaggctggccaagaacttgagctcctcctgtctctgcctcccattcTGGAAtcataggtgtgcactaccatgcctagcaatactttctttaagttttatgaagCATccttcatgtatgtaaatggaaaaatgagacctgttgaaactattctaggaatgggggagtgggggataaaggagaatgatggaggggagtgaattcaactatgatatattgtgagaacttttgtaaatgtcacaatatacccccagcaccaaaaaaaaaaaaaaaaaagcatcctttGAGATTCATTCGGAATGCCTGTAGATAGAACTAGCACCAATGACTGCCCCTTCCAGGTAGGCACAGCAAGGAAACAAGATGGGTAGAGTAAGGAGAGCTGGTTCTACATTCTCTtttgtatttatctatttatttatttgcggtactggggcttgaactcagggcctacaccttgagccactacaccagcccttgttttgtgaagtttttttttgttacagcatgagccaccaatgcccaacttgtatgtatttaaaaatctaaatgaggTGATTGTTAACATAAGGGAAAATATAAAGAGTCTTGGATTGGATCTCCAGCTCAGGCAACTGGGTCTAGTCCCTTGGGGAGGGATGAAGAATTGAAATGCTCATTCTCTTGGGAAGCAGATTCTGGGAAACAGCAGAAACTTTGTCCATCAAGAGTGGGCCGGAActaggcgctggtggcttacgcctgtaatcctagctactcaggagacagagatcaggaggatcacactttgaagccagcccaggcaaaaagtttaggaGGCTCGATCTCAaaaaatttttcacaaaaatagggctggtggagtggctcaaggtgaaagccccgagttcaagccccagtaccaccaccaaaaaaaaaaaaaagtgggccaGAGCCGggtaccagtgactcatacctgtaatcctagcagaaagcagagatcaggaggattacagttcaaagctagcacagttaaaatagtttttgagatccatctcaaaaaagggctgatggagtggcttgaggtgtaggccctgagttcaagccttactgctgccaaaaaaagtcTCAGTTAGCAgttggcagctcatgcctgtaaccctaactacttgggaggctgagattgggatgattaAAAGTTCAAGGTCATTCTGAGCAAATACTtctagagcaaaatagactgaggTGTGCCTCAACcggtagagtacctactttgcaatCTCAAagccctgtcccaccaaaaaaaaaaaaaaagagagagaaagaaaagatggggGTGCTGAGAAGGCAACAACCACTACCTCTTCTCATTCTCTCCACTCAGTGCCTAGGGCTATCATGTGATCCAGGCCTGGCAATGAGCTTACACTCTGGGACTTGttccttttgcagtgctgggatggaatgtagtgccttgcacatgataggcaagagctgtaccactgagcccagCCCCAGTCCCAACCCTGGACTTTGCTGCCACTAACCCAACCTAATGGGAGAGTTTGGCTGTTGCTGTTCCCCTAGGTTTGCTGAACTGCTCAGTCAGCTATCAGCCCATGCCTGATGCCATTTTTGCCACCATGTCACAAAAGCTTGCTGAAGAGTGAAGGCAAAACAGGATGGTAGAGCTAAAGATACAgaatgagaaaggagaagagagccAGGAAGTACTTGTCCTTTGCTTGAGCACCAGATCCAGCCTTGCCTGCAGCCATCCATCTCTTTTTCTGAATACTTCAGTATCAGAAGTCAATCCTTTACTTAGCTCATAACAATTAGGCAGGGGGTTTTGGCTGGTCGCCAGTGGTTCccacctgtaattctggctactcagggcagagatcaggaggatcatggttccatgcaagcctaggcaaatagtttgctgaGACCCTTTCAGAAattaccaacacaaaaaagagctggtggagtggcttaagtggtagaacaattgcttagcaagcatgaggctctgagttcaaatcccataccatcAAAAGAAAGATTCAAATATATGTAATTAACTTACATCAAAACTCATCTTTTTTGACAtagtatctcactatgtagcccaggctggccttgatctaacaatcttcctgcctcagctgggattacaggtgtgcaccaccccaTACCCAGCTCaaaatttgctgtttttttttgtttgtttgtttggtggtattggggttttgaactcagggtctcacacttgctaagcaggcactctacctcttgagacactCAACaacacttttgtgtgtgtgtgtgttgggtattttcaagattcttgtgaactatctgcctgggctggctttgaaacaccaccatcctgatctctgcctcccaagtagctaggattacaggtgagagccaccggtgcccagctattACTACTTTTTAAAACCCTTGGGTCTTGACCAACTTTTTATAGGATCTTATGAGGATATCCACTGCCCCCAGGCTAAGATCTCCACCTAGAATGGTGCTGTCTGTAGAACTTTCCAGATGATGGCCCTCTTCTGTGCATCCATATTGATGGCAACTAGCTAGGGTAGAGGTTTCTGGATTAGAAGTCTCTCTGGGAGGGTTGAACAGGGTGGATGTAGGGTGTTCAGAAAGCTGCTTCTGCTTGCCAGGTTGGGGCTGCAGGGCCAGAAGAGGTTGGAAGGGCAGCAGGAGGTGCTAAGTGGCCCAAAGTCTGTGTGGCAGCTTTACCTGAGCAATGGTGTTGGGAGAGTGGGGAGTCCTGATATGTCCACGTGGCCAAGACTGGAGCTTCCGTTGCCCATCCTCAGGTCAAGGTGACCCAGCTGAGTCATCCTTGGCCCTCATGGGCTACCCTTGTGGGGTGCATTCTTTGGGAGACAGGAGCCTGAGCACAGGAACCCCAGCTACTGCTGGGCCATCTGGAAGATCACAGCTGAGATTGGCAGGTTGGAGTTATTCTATGGTGGTCACTGGAGGCAGGCTGGAACTCACACCTGGTCATCCTGTGGCAGGTGGGTCTGGGTTGCAGATGGGGCCTGGCAGAGACACAGCCCCATGGAGGGGTGAGCAGAGAGGGGTTCAAGTTACCTGGGCCTTCGTGGGGCCCCAGGCTGGGGATAGAAGCCCTGGATCCTGATAAAACGGTTTCTCAGGGTCATGGGGCAAAGTAGTGAGCTGGGGAAGTTGGTACAACTACAGGTATCCTGGAACCCAGAGGATGGCCTCCCTTGGGGTCCCTCACCCCAGGGCCAGGTGCACCTTGAGGCTCTCCCAGGACATCCCTCCTGTCCCACTTCTCCTGGTGAGAGTTGGTTGGCCTGACTTTAGCCCACCCTCTGTGCTCTGGGCAGCTGGGGATGTAACCTGCAGTGGGGCCTCTGATTGGCACCTCAGGGCAGAGCCTGGGGTCTGGAAGCTAATCCTCTCCTAGCCTAAAGGGacatgagccaggcaccagtggcccacctataatcctagctacctgggaggattaaggttcaaagtcagccctggcaaatagttcgagagaccctatctcgaaaatactcaacacaaaacagggctagtggagtggctcaagtgatagagtgcttgcctaacaagcttgaggccctgagttcaagccccaatacagcttaaaaaaaaaaaagggggacatGATGATTTGCGACTTGCCCCACAGAATCCTCCATGGCTGACTCCCTTCACCCTGGGTGAAGGGACACTCTGGGTCTTTTGAACACAGGCTCTCTGAAGGTGACTTTACTGACAGAGCACAGGAATTGCCATCTTGTATCCCCAAACATCATGGTTCGCACCACCTCTGGTGGAGCACAGGCCTCAGCTCAGTGCCTCTGGCTCAGGCAAGCAGTCCCCACATGTGAGGCCAGGTGCAGCCCAGAGCCCCCACCAGCTAGGAAGGGCAAGGCCACAGGAGGAACCACTGGAGCAgagcaggggacagggaggggccAAAGGAATCAGCTGGATGCACTGAACTGAGGGGCTCACTGGGCCTGGGGGACAGGACTCTTGGTCCTAAGGGTGGCCCTGGGAGCCAGGGGAGAGGTGTAGGCTATGTGTACTTGGTAGGTATCTACCAGGTGGAGGCCCTAGCCTGGGTGACTGGGGAACGAGGGGTGTTTAAGGAAGTTTCCATCACTGTGGCACCCTCAGCACACTGAGGTAGGGATGTCCCAAGAGATGAGCCCTAGGGACCTGTATCTGTGCTCAGGGAACCAGTGATGGAGAAAAGTGCCAGTTCCTCCCTAAAAGCTGAGTGCCTCCACGCCTGCcacagagggaaactgaggcagaggcaggcagTTCCTCTGCCTTGGAGACCCATCTATCTATGCCCCAGCAGCATCTGCACAAGGTCAGGATGGCGGCTATGGGCTGTGTGGGTTCAGAGGAGGAAGGGCAAGCTCATACACGGGGTCAAACAGTCACACCAAGGTCCAGCCATTTGTTATCAATTTATTGAAGGAAAGTGACCTCCTGGGTAGCTGCCGGCTCTCGGCTGTGGGTCACCAGCTGTGCCCactgggtggggaggggctgtTCTGACTCGGTCCCACAGGGCTGACCACTAGCCCAGGTCAGCCCTCCTCATACTGCAGGTAGAAGGGAGACCATGTTTCAAGAGCATTTCCCCAGCTGCTGGAGACAGGGCAACCCAGCAACTCACCACATCCAGGCTCCACACGCACACTGCCAGACAAGCCTGCTGGCACCTTCTGTGTGAAGGAGCTTGGGGCAGTGGCCATGAAGACAAGGCTGGCCTCTATGTCGGAGCACCAATAGCCCTGAGTTCACCATGGAGGGACCTCCTGCCAGGTGGGGCCCAGAAGCGAGTGACCCTTCCAGAACTCAGGCCTGCTTTGGAAGGAGAATGGGGATGACCCCAGCAGTGCCCCTCCAGGCCCTGAGGAGGAAAGCCTTGCCTAGAAAGGAGCAAGAAGGGCTGCTCTCCCCCAGATGGGCCTGGCTACCCAGCCTGGTTCCAAGTGTGGCCATGCAATGCAAGCTGGTGCCCCACAGCACGAGACTCTCAGGCAGAGCGTCTGGAAAGAGAGGGGACAGGATGCCATTAGCAACTTGACTGGAGATACAAGTGCTCAGCAAGGCACTCACTCTATACAGGTGCTAGGGCTTCTGGGAGAGTTCCCTTGTCCAGCTGCCACCACACACCAGGCTAAAGTGTTAGCACTTCAGTGGCTCTTGGCCTGCCCTGCCCAGATGTGTGGTCTGAGATCCCATCCTGGTGATGTGTAGCACCTGCTCTAGATGCGCTCCAGCTCCTGGTCTGGCTCAGGCTCCTCCTCCTCATCGTCGTCTTCCTCGTCATCATCTTCATCCACACAGGCTTTGTCCAGTGGTGCCTCGCCATCACGGGCCAGCTCCTCCACATGGGCCAACATGTCAGCCATCAGTGCCTCCTCCAGCCGCTTCCGCACCTGCTGTACCAGCTCCTCCTGCTTCCTGAGGACACAGAGGCTGTCAGGAGAGGCCAAAGCAAGGGCTTCAagcatgcttggcaagcactccaccatggagctatatccccagtcctgcAAATTTCTTTTACTATCCCTTAAAAGtgtggaaagagaaaacaaaacaaaaaaaacccttatgtGTTCAATGCCCTGCCTGAGCAGTGGCTCCTGGCTCCAAGGGCTGGGGCTGGTGCTGACCATCTTTTTGCCTGTTGCCCTCTGGCTGAGAAGCCGACCACCAGCTCCCTTCCCACAGACACCTTCCCCCTGCATGCTTTCTGCCTTTTTAGCCTACTGGGAACTCACCCTTTGTCTCCTTGGCCCCTTCAGGCCCACCTCCTCATGCCTCTCCCTGAGCCTTCTGTGGGTCCCTGTCTGGCTGGGGCACATACTGGCTGCCTCACTTCAATTTAACTATCAGTTCCTCACTATCCAAGATCCCAAACCTCACCAGCTCTGAACTCAAAGACTTCCTACTTCTACAAGTTTTTTGTGGTTGTTAAGTATCCAGGAGGTGTCTCTGCACTGTCTTgttcttttcttacattttcaatttcttctaTGATATCCTCTTTACTCCCACACCTTGTGGAGTGTGAACTTTCAACCCAGCTGCATGCCGGTCAGAGCAGACACACTGGCTCACTGTCTACCCAGGATGAGACCCTCTGAGGTCCCAATAATGTGGGGGAGGTGGCATCTAGAGTCCCTTCTTGTCCCTAATAGGAAACCTGCGCTGGACCCCTCTGGATTCCAGTTTCTCCACTGTTATGGATCCCTGGAGCTCCCCTGGCCTGACTTGAAAATGAACCTGGCACTTTCAGGTTAAAAAGTTGCAATGTCTCCTTTCTAGCATTTCTAGATGCTTTCTGCCATGTCCACACAGTCTCTAAGGCAAGTTCAAGTCACCTCTTTTCCAGATGGTTCTAGCATAGGGCCACCCCCGGGACCATTGTGCTCTCCCTGCACTCTAGTACTGGCTCTGCTCTGAATCCCTCCTGATGACCCTCTCCTTGGGACCCTGAGACTGTCTAGTTTCAGCATCAGCCTTCCCAACAGGTGCCCACAGCCATTTACCATGAGGGCAGGGTGCTCTGGCTACCTTCAGTATCAGGTGTCAACACTGGCTGAAAGAACCATTCTCTTTCCAGCCTGTGCTGCATTGCAGACACCTAGTCTGCACACCTGGGCTGGCCCCTTCTGTTCCAAAGCCTAGCAGCATGGACAGACCATGCAGGTTCCCAGTACCTGGGAAGCATGTGCAGGTGCTACAGGGTGCTGGCCCCAGAGCCTggcttgggggaggggaagggctgCCAGCTACCTGATGTCCTCGTCGGTCACCATGAAGGCTTTGCACAGGGGCTGTGTGGTGTTCAGCCACACACCAGGGTTCTTCTCCACTGCGGCTGACAGCTGCCCTGTAATGGGCATGGTGCTGGTGTGCAGGGCGCTGGCAATGGCTGACAGCAGCGTCTCATCAGTGCAGCCTGGGCCCACCCCTGCCAGGGTACAAAAGGGACAGCCAGATGTAGTGCGGTCACAGGGAGCCGAGGAAATGCCGAGAACCAGGCTTCTGCCTTTCCCTTTTGCCTTGGTCTTGGTCCCCAAATTTTCTCATGTTGccattactttcttcttttctgttttggtggtactagagactgaactcaagacctcctgctagctgggcaggcattctaccactagagccactccacttTGTCACtactttaacagaaaaaaataccagCTTGGCTCTCCCTCCTGCAGGGGGACCAGTGTGTGACTTCCAGAGCAGGGACAAAATCAAACATTCCTGCAGGgctggtatttttcttttgtggtgctgcaAAGAAACCTGGGCCTCCCATGACTCTTTTCACTGAGTAGCACTTCCAGCCCTGGGCAAGTCTTTTCAGGACACCTGAGGACAAACTGACTCCCCTCTGCTCCAGGGCTCTGGAGGCAGCTCTTCCTCCCTAGAATCTACCCACCCACATTCCCAAGGTCAAGGTTAAGTAAGCAGGGTGTGACCGGAAAGCCCTGGCCCTCCCCTGCCAAGGGACTCCACCTCAGGAAACTGTGAATAGTCATTCCTCACAGCAAGGGAGGGCAGGCCTGGCTCACCTTGCAGGCCCTTGGGCAGGTCCATGGTCCTGACTAGTTCCTCTGCAATGTCGAAGGCACTCAGGCCACTTAGCTTCTTCTCCCAAAACAGCTGTGGAGGGTAGAAAGGCAGCACAAGTCCACCAGGCTGCAGTAGGGACCTGGGCTCCCAGTGCCAGCCACTGTGATTTCCCCGGGAAAGCCTGGGCAAGACCGGGGAATGGCTGGATGGTAGCAGTGGCACATCTCTACTTCAAGCTCCCTGCTTTGTTCAACCAACACACCCAAGTATCCAGTGGGATGTTTGTTAAGTGCAGCAATCACAAATGGTCCTCAAGTTTTTTAGGTTATAAAGTCATCTACCTACCATTTTATTTAAGACATCTGCCCCTACACTGAACCATCTCCTTGAGAAAACAGGAGGCCAGAAGAGGCCACACATGGGGAGAAGGGCAGGGAGGCACTCCAGGGAGTAAAGCCCTGAACTTGCTTTTAAAGGTGGGGACACCTTTAGACCGCACAGTCTCCATACAAGAAAAGGTCCTCACCTGCCGCGGTTGGTCGACCGCCTTCTGCGGGTCGCTCTTCACCTTGTTGCTGGGGTGGTTGGTGATCTTCGTCACTGGCTGCTTAAAGATGGACGCCGTCTGCCGTACAGGCAGCGCTGTGTTCAAGTCAGGCTTGCCCTGTGGGGACAAGGCACTGCAGCGGGCCGCCCAGGCCAGGGTCCACTGAGGGCTAAGGGGACCAGGCGCGTGCTCAGCCAGGGCCACCATGGCAGGCAGGCGCTCAGACTGGCAAAGTCTTGGCTCAGGCGGGCACAGCCCGAGTTCTAAGGATTTTGCGGACCGTGTCCTCGCCATGCGCCTGCCAGTGGCCCAGCTCCTGCGGCACTGCCAGTCCGCACACAGTGAGGGTGAGGGACCGCCTCCTTACGTCACTCTTCCTATGGCTCACCTTGACCTGGTTGGAGGAGTCGTAGCGCACGCGCTGGCGGCTCTTGTTCATCTTGCTCATCAGCATCTTGCCGGTGCGGAAGTCAAAGGTGCTCAGGTCCATGGAGCCCCCCAAGTAGCGTGCCAGCTGTGGCTTGCTGCGGAACTTCTTCCCGCTGGGGCTGCGGGTGGAGGCGGGTCGGCGCAGGCCTGGGGGAGGGGCTCTGAGACCCAGCCCGGCCCCACGGGGAGTCCGAGACCCGCACCACCACTATCCTGAGGGGGGAGACCCTCGACACACCTTGGTGAAGTCCCCCCACCCGGGGCAACCTCAGGATCTACTGCAATCTGTCCCCAGGCCAGAATTAGGTCTTGTTAAGACCCGAGGGCAGCAGGTGGTGGAGGGACAGCCCTAGCCACCCTCCTTCATGGTCACAGCATTGGGGGAGGCAGAAACGGGTGGATGTGCAATGCACTTCCAGGCACCTCTCTCTGGACCTACAGGGTTCCAGAGCTGCAAGGGCTCACCTGAGATCATACTACACAATGGCCAGCAAACTCAAGAGAGCTAACAGATGGATGTCAAAGAGAGTAGCACCTGTGGAAATGGCTACTCCAAGGAGTAGGCTAACTCCACTCCTAGGCATCCACCAGGAGCCATGAAAACCATCCACactgctggtagagtggctcaaagggtaagagtgcctgcctagcatgtgtgaggacttgagttcaaaccctagtgctgccaataaataaataaataaataaccctgTAATTCAACAAAAAgctttataagaaataaaaatatttgaaactacattaaaaaaaaaaatccacactgAAACTTGTACTAAATGCTCACAGCAGCATGACACAATGCCCAAAAGGTGGGGACAGTCCAAGCAGCCATGGATGAGTGAACACACATAGCATGGTCCCTCCACGCGATGGAACAGCACTCAGCCAGGAACAGGAAGAGGTTGTGACACACATCATAGTGTGGAGTGACCTTGAGGACATGGTGCTCAGTGAGAGAACAAGACACAAAGGCCCCACAGTGTGTGGCTGTGGGGGCTATGGCTTTCTTTTGGGTGATGGGAGTGTTTAGGTATTGCttgtggtgatggttacacaccCTTTGGAATGCATCACTGAATTGCACATTGAATTTAAATGGATGAAGCCCAAGGACTTCAACAAAGCCATTCAACAGTTATAAGCACTGTGTGGTATTTACTAGGCCAAGGGTCTTAAACACTTTTACAAACTCAATAAATGGTGGGTGGCTTGACTGTTCCCCACTGAAAACCTCTAGGTCAGGATCCTCCTGCCCTTGACACTGGGGTGGGGATTGGAGGTCAATGAAGAGAATGGATAAGAATCCATTCCAGCCAGGAACAGAGGAAACCCAGACTGTATGGAAATGTTTGGTCATATACTTAGCATGACATACCATAACCCTGTGGGATGGATGCCCTAGACTGGGACACCCATACCAGAAAGTTTAATTTCACACTCTCCCAGGAAAATGGAATGGTTACAGGGGCCAGGCAAGGCTCAGGCACATTTGCTAGGTCAGGGTCTCCCCACCTTCACTCCCCCCAGAACCCACAGTTGCCTGGGGCTGAAAGCACTTAACTGATGTTAAAACAGCCAAGAGGACCAGGGTGGCAGAAGACTTAGACTTTGAGTGTAGCcacaaggagggaagaaggacccCAAGAAATGCTCATCtccccttttctgtttttcttattgcCTCTACTTAAGATGCAGATAACAGGGAAATGGAGACACAGGACTCAGACTAGTGGTGGTTTAAGGGGCTGTGGGAGGGAGCACAGGAGAGTGGAAGTTAAAAGGGTCTAGGTCTTCTTTGTGGAGTGatgaaaattctaaaattgaggctggaggtgtggttcaagtggtagagtggtcctgagttcaaaccccagtaccataaaaaaattataaaattgagtCTAGTAATCTGGTGGTGGCTGCACATATTTG
The sequence above is drawn from the Castor canadensis chromosome 14, mCasCan1.hap1v2, whole genome shotgun sequence genome and encodes:
- the Mbd3 gene encoding methyl-CpG-binding domain protein 3 isoform X2, translating into MERKSPSGKKFRSKPQLARYLGGSMDLSTFDFRTGKMLMSKMNKSRQRVRYDSSNQVKGKPDLNTALPVRQTASIFKQPVTKITNHPSNKVKSDPQKAVDQPRQLFWEKKLSGLSAFDIAEELVRTMDLPKGLQGVGPGCTDETLLSAIASALHTSTMPITGQLSAAVEKNPGVWLNTTQPLCKAFMVTDEDIRKQEELVQQVRKRLEEALMADMLAHVEELARDGEAPLDKACVDEDDDEEDDDEEEEPEPDQELERI
- the Mbd3 gene encoding methyl-CpG-binding domain protein 3 isoform X1, with amino-acid sequence MERKRWECPALPQGWEREEVPRRSGLSAGHRDVFYYSPSGKKFRSKPQLARYLGGSMDLSTFDFRTGKMLMSKMNKSRQRVRYDSSNQVKGKPDLNTALPVRQTASIFKQPVTKITNHPSNKVKSDPQKAVDQPRQLFWEKKLSGLSAFDIAEELVRTMDLPKGLQGVGPGCTDETLLSAIASALHTSTMPITGQLSAAVEKNPGVWLNTTQPLCKAFMVTDEDIRKQEELVQQVRKRLEEALMADMLAHVEELARDGEAPLDKACVDEDDDEEDDDEEEEPEPDQELERI